A genome region from Hevea brasiliensis isolate MT/VB/25A 57/8 chromosome 7, ASM3005281v1, whole genome shotgun sequence includes the following:
- the LOC110655532 gene encoding protein VASCULATURE COMPLEXITY AND CONNECTIVITY, translating to MVKFGGVVICLLIVAIDVGAGILGIQAEIAQNKVKHLRLWIFECRDPSQDAFKLGLAAAALLGLAHVIANLLGGCMCICSQEELQRASPNKQLSVACFFFTWIILAVGLSMLVIGTLSNNKSRASCGFSHHHFLSIGGILCFVHGLFCVAYYVSATAALTEEEKYGGA from the exons ATGGTTAAATTTGGAGGTGTAGTTATTTGTCTCTTGATTGTTGCAATTGATGTGGGTGCTGGGATTCTTGGCATCCAAGCAGAAATTGCACAAAACAAG GTTAAGCACTTGAGGCTGTGGATATTTGAGTGTAGAGACCCAAGCCAAGATGCTTTCAAACTAGGGTTGGCTGCAGCAGCACTATTAGGTCTAGCCCATGTTATTGCTAACTTGCTTGGTGGGTGTATGTGCATTTGTTCTCAAGAAGAGCTTCAAAGAGCTTCCCCTAACAAGCAACTTTCTGTGGCTTGCTTCTTTTTTACTTG GATCATATTAGCAGTTGGATTGTCGATGTTGGTGATAGGCACTTTGTCAAATAACAAGTCAAGAGCTTCGTGTGGTTTCTCACACCATCATTTTCTATCAATTGGAGGCATTTTGTGCTTTGTTCATGGACTGTTCTGTGTTGCATATTACGTTTCTGCCACTGCTGCTCTTACTGAGGAAGAAAAGTATGGTGGTGCTTAA